Proteins encoded within one genomic window of Bombina bombina isolate aBomBom1 chromosome 1, aBomBom1.pri, whole genome shotgun sequence:
- the NETO2 gene encoding neuropilin and tolloid-like protein 2, with translation MVLEKVYFILKVLLITILVVEGIAVAQRTQDGPNIGAKHIPVTQCGTWVRTSNGGHFASPNFPNTYPPNKECVYILEAAPRQRIELTFDEPYHIEPSFECRFDNLEVRDGPFGFSPLIDRYCGLRSPTMIRSTGRFMWIKFSSDEELEGLGFRAKYSFIPDPDFSYLGGILSPIPDCQFELSGSDGIIRSSQVEQEEKLKSGQAVDCIWTIRAPPKSKIYLRFLDYQMEHSNECKRNFVAVYDGSSSIENLKAKFCSTVANDVMLQTGTGVVRMWADEGSRLSRFRMLFTSFMEPPCLGNSFFCHSNMCINNSLVCNGIQNCAYPWDENYCKEKKESGLFEQITKTHGTIIGITSGIVLVLLIISILVQVKQPRKKIMARKTTFNKTGFQEVFDPPHYELFSLRDKEISADLADLSEELENYQKTRRSSTSSRCIHDHHCGSQTATLKQSRTNLSSMDLPFRNDFAQPQPMKTFNSTFKKSTYTFKQAHDCPDQGIEDRVMEEIPCEIYVRGREECSQGTISIDF, from the exons TGCTGCTGATAACTATACTAGTGGTGGAAGGAATTGCAGTGGCGCAGAGAACACAAG ATGGACCAAACATAGGAGCCAAGCACATTCCAGTCACTCAGTGTGGCACTTGGGTGAGAACCAGTAATGGAGGACATTTTGCATCACCAAATTTTCCCAACACTTATCCTCCCAACAAGGAATGCGTCTATATTTTAGAAG CTGCTCCACGCCAAAGAATAGAACTGACATTCGACGAACCTTATCATATAGAGCCTTCTTTTGAATGTCGGTTTGATAACTTAGAGGTACGAGATGGGCCATTTGGCTTTTCCCCACTCATTGACAGATATTGTGGTCTAAGGAGCCCAACAATGATTCGATCAACAGGAAGATTTATGTGGATCAAGTTTTCCTCAGATGAAGAACTGGAAGGTTTAGGATTTCGTGCAAAATACTCTTTTATACCTG ATCCAGATTTCAGCTATCTTGGAGGCATTCTAAGTCCTATACCAG ATTGCCAATTTGAGCTGTCAGGATCTGATGGGATAATTCGCTCCAGTCAGGTGGAACAAGAGGAAAAACTGAAATCTGGCCAAGCAGTTGACTGTATCTGGACAATCAGAGCGCCTCCAAAATCTAAG ATATACTTGAGATTTCTGGACTATCAAATGGAACATTCCAATGAATGTAAACGCAATTTTGTAGCTGTGTACGATGGCAGCAGCTCTATAGAGAATCTGAAGGCCAAGTTCTGCAGCACTGTAGCCAACGATGTGATGCTGCAGACAGGCACTGGGGTTGTACGAATGTGGGCAGATGAAGGCAGCAGACTCAGTCGATTCAGGATGCTTTTTACATCGTTTATGGAGC CTCCTTGTCTGGGCAACTCTTTCTTTTGTCACAGCAACATGTGCATCAATAATTCTTTGGTCTGCAATGGGATTCAAAACTGTGCGTACCCTTGGGATGAAAATTACTGTAAAG AAAAGAAAGAATCTGGGTTGTTTGAACAAATAACAAAGACTCATGGGACAATTATTGGAATTACTTCAGGGATTGTGTTGGTTCTTCTGATAATTTCCATTCTTGTACAAGTAAAGCAGCCTCGTAAGAAAATTATGGCTCGGAAAACAACATTCAACAAAACTGGATTCCAAGAAGTTTTTGATCCCCCTCACTATGAGTTGTTCTCGCTAAGGGATAAAGAAATCTCTGCAGATCTTGCTGATTTGTCTGAAGAACTTGAGAACTACCAAAAAACAAGACGTTCTTCAACATCATCTCGGTGTATTCATGACCATCACTGTGGATCACAAACTGCAACGTTGAAACAGAGCAGGACCAATCTCAGCTCAATGGACCTTCCATTTCGCAATGATTTTGCGCAGCCACAGCCTATGAAAACATTCAATAGTACCTTCAAGAAAAGTACCTACACGTTTAAACAAGCCCACGACTGTCCTGACCAAGGCATAGAAGACAGAGTAATGGAAGAGATCCCGTGTGAGATATATGTTCGTGGCCGAGAAGAATGTTCCCAGGGTACAATTTCTATCGACTTCTAG